aggaaaagaaaggtttctGTCATTAGTACTGAAGGCAGAAAAGGCTGCAAGGTACCCTCAGACATAACCTGTGTCAGCAGGGGGCAAGGAGCATTACTGCTGGTGACAGTTCAGTCCCTTGGCTGTGGGTGCCTTGTCCCCAGGGCGGGTCAGAGCCGTGTGGTGCCCCTGGGGGCAGAGGGTGACTGGCTTGGCAGAGCTCTCTTCCCAAGGCTGGGAGTGCCTCGGGGAGCctggaggagctctgcagcactgaccTCCCCTGCACTTCCTTGGTTTTGTCTCCAGGTACCAAGGTCTATGCAGCAATGGGCAATCATGACTTCCACCCCAAGAATCAATTTCCTGGGAAGAAGCACAGGATCTACAACCAGACAGCGGAACTGTGGCGGCCCTGGCTGAGTGATGCCTCCCTTCCTCTTTTTAGAACAGGTCTGGCACCACTGGCTCATGTTTAGAGCATGCTGGGGATATGAGGAGTGGTAGGAGAATACTATGAACCATTTTCCTTGCTTCTATGCTCAGAGCAATAAAGGATTTGCAGAGGTAGGGTTCAATTTAATGCTGATTTCTGTCTTGGAGTTCTGCAAGAagatgataaattattttatactttagTTTCTCTTGCCATTGTCAAGTTACTGGCAAGAATGCAGAGTGGTGacctgcagaggaaggaaaaatacctttaatGGTAGCAGCTggtgcaggcagtgctggggctctccagagctgcccagctcctggtgctgctcatcTTACCCATTTAGATCTCCCTTCACTGGGAGAGGCATGAGAATGACAAGAGACACACAGGGAAGAGTCACTCCACATCCTGGAGTGGTCAGAGCACTGTTCCAGGCAGTGACCCTGCTGTGGCTATTGTTAAGGAGAACAGAGAGAGGTGGAAACAAAGGGATCTGGGATCACAGCCACCAGTGTGATCAGACCTCCAGCTCTTTCTCTGTTGGTTGCATTTTTAAGGAGCTTTCTACAGCGAAAAGCTGCCTGGCCCAGGGATGAGGGGACGGATGGTTGTCCTCAACACCAACCTGTACTATGACCAGAATGATGAGACAGCTGGTGAGGAGGATCCTGGGGGGCAGTTCCAGTGGCTGGAAGAAACCCTGACCAATGCCTCTAGAGCAAATGAAATGGTATTAAAAGGACTGAATAAACAACCTGGGCTTCTCCCCAGCCCAgaagcttttcctgctctgctccctctggatgcagctgcagctggctgctgctccatggGTAGTGTGGgctctgtgctcagggcagCTCTTGCTTCTGTAGGTCTACATTGTGGGGCACGTCCCTCCTGGCTTCTTCGAGAAGAAACGGGGCAAGCCCTGGTTCCGGAAGGGCTTTAACGAGCGCTACCTGGGAATTGTGCAGAAGCACCACAGGGTGATCGCTGCCCAGTTCTTTGGGCACCACCACACTGACAGCTTTCGCATGTTCTACAGCGACACAGGTACCTGTTCTGGTCACCCAAGCACTTGTGTgacagctctggcagctcccagagtCACTGTCCATGGGAATTTTTAGTGGCTGTTGGCTGAAAGCAGCTGAGAAGCCAGCAAAAGCTTCTGAAATGCTTTGGGCAACAAGAGGCAGCAGTGGTTCTCATCTCTACCCCCAGTCTGTagctcctgccctccttcctATTCACTTTCATATGTTGTTTCCCCTCAATGCCTGGCAGCTTCTTGCCTGTTCCCACTTGAAGGGTTTGGGCATTGCTGAGGGAGCAGTGCTGAATCTGTGCGTGTGGGGTGCTCTGGGTGAACACCTTTGCTGAGTGTGGTTCCCTGGCAACCCTCACTGCAAGAGCCTTTGCCAGCACTGGAGAGCCCgttcctggctgcagcagccctgtgctcagTCCCCAGTATTGTTCCAAAAATCATCTTTGCGTGTCTGGTGGCACCAGGAGCTGGTGACAAAGGTGCTGTTGGCAGCACGATCTGCTCCAGGTGCTCATGGTGATGGGGACAGGGTGTGGGACAAGCCATGGTATGTAGTCACagtttgctttgcatttctgtgaagGTACTCCAATCAATGTCATGTTCCTGGCCCCTGGAGTGAGTCCCTGGAAAACAACATTACCTGGAGTGAGCAATGGAGCCAACAACCCTGCGATTCGGGTGGTCCACTATGATCAGGACACCCTTCAGGTCTTGGTAGGGGATCCCTGTGTGTaccacactgcagctctggagcaacTTTAATTCTTCTCTGTAGTAAGAACAGGCTTTTCAGGATTTCTCAGTCCACAGAAGCTGAGTGACTGTAGGGAAGGGCACTGACCCAGGATATTTCAGCCTCGTGTCAGGCACAAAGATTTAGTCAGAGCGTCAGTGAATTGAAGCATGGCCCTGGCAGcttcccatcctgctgggatGAATTCCCTTGGGCAGGGTTAGagtttttgtggtgtttttcaTGTCCTTAGCAAATTTCCTTTGACACTTGCTTTTCTCCCGAGATAAGGATCACAGAATTACTCTTTGAGTAATAACAGACTTGTCAGACCCCCTCCAAGACCTTTAAAccatctgaaaaattatttgtgtccCTCTACTTGCTAAAGTAAGGCAAAAAGTGGATCTGAATTGAGGTGAATTGCAGGGGTAACTTCTGTTTCCCATCTCTTGTTTGCCAAGGATGGGTGCTTAGGTGGAGGACTGGTGCTTAAGCCCTGCTTTGTAGTGGATGAAATTCTCTGTAGTTGCTCAGCTTACATATTGATAACATAGAAGTGAGTGCTAAAATATGCTGTGGAACCTGGGGAGCCAgtgaagcagagagagaaagggcAAGAGACTGAGAACAGAAGCTGTGAAAAACTTGAGTCTTCAGTTTGTTCACAATTGAGAAGATAACTTTGCTCAGTAACGCTCCTGCAGCCCTTGCTTGTGCTGCTGGACGGTGTTGATAGTAACTGACTGATGTCTGAAGCAGTCCAGGCTCAATGCTTCTGATGTTTGGAGGTCAAAGTCAAGCAGAACAAAGCCACCCCTTCACCCTTTAGGAGAACAGACTctgtttggggtggtttttggAGTGCCTCACcggaggtgtccccaggtgcccaTCTCAGTAGGAAGCCCCATCAAGGGCGGCTGGGCCCTGGGGTGGGGGGGCCAAGTCCAGCCCAGTGTCTCACTCCAGGGTTAATCTTGTCCTGGTGTCTCCCCAGTTCTGTTCTTCTCTCCCTCAGGATATGGTGACTTACTACTTGAACCTTACTCGTGCCAACATGATGGCCTTGCCACGGGAGGAAGAGTTCCCAGTGTGGGAAGAAGAGTACAGGCTGACAGAAGCCTTCCAGGTCCCTGATGGCTCTGCAAGCTCCATGCAGAAGGTGCTGGAGAGGATCTCGAGGGATCCACACTATTTGCAGCTGTACTATGACTTTAACTCTGCCAGATATGACCTAGAGCCGTGCAAGCAGGAATGCCGTGTGGATCACGTGTGTGCCATCAGGGAAGTTGATTTTATAAAGTATGATGAGTGTGTGAAAACCAACAGCTCTGCCCTTGCTGCCAGCAGTGTTTGGCTTTTGGTTTTCTGCGTGTTCTTAGGATTTCTCAGTCCTCAGCGAGTGCTGTGATGGCcaagagcaggagaaaaggaggagggcATGAGATCACACTACACTGCACATGAATTGGTGATTTTGGCATTGAGAACTTGCTTGGAAACCAGGACAAAACTGTCAGTGTTTACTAAAAGCCCTGTGATGCTGATTTGAATTTTTCTAGACAAGCTTGATGTATGAAGAGCAATGTTTTTGAGAGCCTTGCTGTGCCAAAGTGACTGCAACAAGGAGTGTCTCCCCTCTGCTGGGactgctggggcagcctcacaAATCAGATGAAGACCAGGCCTCCCTATGGACATGAACTGGCAAGGGGTGAGGGTAGGGAGCTGCCACATGTTCCAGAGGCTGTTGCCAGCATTCCTCATGTTGGCACACACTTTTCCAAGTTTGCACAGAGGAAGTGGTGTTGTGGTGGTTTTGCTCCACAGCAGCCTGTGGCTTATGAGCAAAGCAAGGTGGGGTGGCAGTGTCTGGACTTCTGCAAACTTTGGTGTTTCAGTGCTGAAGATGAAGCACAGATGATTATTTGTGCCTTACTGTTGAGCATAAATAACTCTCCA
Above is a window of Parus major isolate Abel chromosome 23, Parus_major1.1, whole genome shotgun sequence DNA encoding:
- the SMPDL3B gene encoding acid sphingomyelinase-like phosphodiesterase 3b isoform X1 — its product is MQPLGQLLVLLLLCVLAVTLPGAGGASGRFWHLTDLHWDPGYEAAAAAGRPCPSGGGRAGPAGPWGSYLCDAPWSLLGSAARAMRDRLAAPDFVLWTGDDTPHVPNEQLGEEKVLYIIANLTSLIKKTFPGTKVYAAMGNHDFHPKNQFPGKKHRIYNQTAELWRPWLSDASLPLFRTGAFYSEKLPGPGMRGRMVVLNTNLYYDQNDETAGEEDPGGQFQWLEETLTNASRANEMVYIVGHVPPGFFEKKRGKPWFRKGFNERYLGIVQKHHRVIAAQFFGHHHTDSFRMFYSDTGTPINVMFLAPGVSPWKTTLPGVSNGANNPAIRVVHYDQDTLQVLDMVTYYLNLTRANMMALPREEEFPVWEEEYRLTEAFQVPDGSASSMQKVLERISRDPHYLQLYYDFNSARYDLEPCKQECRVDHVCAIREVDFIKYDECVKTNSSALAASSVWLLVFCVFLGFLSPQRVL
- the SMPDL3B gene encoding acid sphingomyelinase-like phosphodiesterase 3b isoform X2 codes for the protein MGNHDFHPKNQFPGKKHRIYNQTAELWRPWLSDASLPLFRTGAFYSEKLPGPGMRGRMVVLNTNLYYDQNDETAGEEDPGGQFQWLEETLTNASRANEMVYIVGHVPPGFFEKKRGKPWFRKGFNERYLGIVQKHHRVIAAQFFGHHHTDSFRMFYSDTGTPINVMFLAPGVSPWKTTLPGVSNGANNPAIRVVHYDQDTLQVLDMVTYYLNLTRANMMALPREEEFPVWEEEYRLTEAFQVPDGSASSMQKVLERISRDPHYLQLYYDFNSARYDLEPCKQECRVDHVCAIREVDFIKYDECVKTNSSALAASSVWLLVFCVFLGFLSPQRVL